From the genome of Halobacterium sp. R2-5:
GCCGACGGCGTCGTCGTCCCCGGCGGCTTCGGCTCCCGCGGGACCGAGGGCAAGATTCGGGCCATCCAGTACGCCCGCGAGCACGACGTCCCGTTCCTCGGGCTCTGCCTGGGCTTCCAGCTCGCGGTCGTGGAGTACGCCCGGAACGTCCTCGGCTGGGAGGGCGCTCACTCCGCGGAAATCGACGAGGACACGCCGTACCCCGTCATCGACCTGCTGCCCGAGCAGTACGACCTCGAAGACCTCGGCGGGACGATGCGGCTGGGCGCCCACGAGACCCAGATTCAGCCCGGGACGCTCGCCCACGACGTGTACGGCGACACCTCGTGTACGGAGCGCCACCGCCACCGCTACGAGGTCAACCCCGAGTACATCGACGTCCTCACCGAGAACGGCCTGACGTTCTCCGGGGAGGCCGGCAACCGCATGGAGATACTGGAGTACGACGACCACCCGTTCTTCTTCGGGACGCAGTTCCACCCCGAGTTCCGGTCGCGGCCGACACGCGCGAGCCCGCCGTTCGTCGGGCTGCTCGACGCCGTCCTCGAGGCCACTGACACGAAGGCGGAGGTGGTGAACTGATGGTCGACGTCGAGGAGTTCGTCGCGGACGCCAAGGAAGAAATCCGTGAGGAGCTCGGCGACAGCACCGCCATCATCGCGCTCTCGGGCGGCGTCGACTCCTCTACGGCCGCCGCGCTGGCGTACGAGGCGGTCGGCGACCAGCTCGTCCCCGTCTACGTCGACACCGGCCTGATGCGGAAGGGCGAGACCGACGAAATTCGGGAGGTCTTCGACTACATGGACAGCCTCCGCGTCGTCGAGGCCCAGGACCGTTTCTTCGACGAACTCGCGGGCGTCACGGACCCCGAGGAGAAGCGCCACGTCATCGGCGAGCAGTTCATCCGGGAGTTCGAGACGGTCGCCGACGAGGTCGACGCCGACTACCTCGTGCAGGGTACCATCTACCCGGACCGCATCGAGAGCGAGGGCACCATCAAGAGCCACCACAACGTCGGCGGGTTGCCCGAGCGCGTCGGCTTCGAGGGCATCGTCGAACCGATGCGGGACCTCTACAAGGACGAGGTCCGGGAGGTCGCGCGCCACCTCGACCTCGAGGAGATCATCAGCGAGCGCATGCCGTTCCCCGGCCCCGGCCTCGCCGTGCGCGTCATCGGCGAAGCCACGCCGGCGAAGGTCGAGGTCGCCCGCGAGGCGACCGCGGTCGTCGAGGAGGAACTCGAGGAGTACGACCCGTGGCAGGCGTTCGCCGCCGTCCTCGGGAAAGCGACGGGCGTGAAGGGCGACAACCGCGTGCACGGCTACGTCGTCGCCGTCCGCTCGGTCGAATCCCGTGACGGGATGACCGCCCGCGCCCAGGAACTGGAGTGGGAGACCCTCCAGCGCCTGCAGTCCCGCATCGCGGGGACCATCGACAACGTCTCCCGCGTCGTCTACGACGTCACCCACAAGCCACCCGCGACAATCGAGTACGAATGAAGGCAATCGTCGTCGGTCCCGACCGCGGCATCGTCGACGCCCTCGAAGCCGAGGGCGTGGCAGTCACCAGCATCGAGGGCGTCGCGTCCGGCGAACGGCTCGAAGACGCCGGCGTCGCGGACGCCGACCTGCTGGTCATCACGGACGCCGCCGAGGCCACCGCCATCCCCGTCGCTCGCGAGCAGAACGAGGCCCTGAAAATCGTCGCGTACACGCCCGACTCGATGCCCGAGTTCGTGAAGGGCGTCCTCGACCTCGCCGTCGACCCCGCGCTGCTCGGGGCGGAGACGGTCGCCGAGGAACTCGTCGGACCCGACAGCTAAGGGCTTCCGCGGTCTCCGTTCTGGCGTGTCACTCGACCGCTACCCCGACCTCGCGCCCGACGCGGGAGAGGTCGTCACGGAGGAGCTGTACTACTCGCCGGACGAACTCGTGAAGGCGTTCGCGCTCGGCCCCGGCGCCGAGGTCGAACCCCACGAGCACGGCGACCAGACGAACACCTTCCACGTGCTGGAGGGCGAACTCGTCGTCGTGCAGGGCGACAGCGAGGAGACCGTAGACGCTCCGGGCGTGGTCGTCCACGAGCGCGGCGTCGCCCACGGCGCGAGAAACGAGAGCGACGACGTCGCGGTGTTCACGGCGACGATGGCGCCGATGGAGTCATAGCGAGAGCGCGACCGGCCGGCCGGGCCGCTTGCCCTCGCCGTCGACGGCCGCGGAGTGGGGGCTGACGTGCTCCCAGCAGACGAACTTCTCGACGCTGCCGGGCTCGTAGAGGAAGTAGTCCGCGGGCTTCGAGCAGAGCGCACAGTCCGGGTCGCCGTCCGCTGCCTCGATAGCCGCCGACAGCGCGGCCTCCGGGCTCGCAGCGCGGTCATCACCGCTCGAAGCACCCATACCCGAGAGAATACGCCGCTCTCCCGTTTAAATTGTCGGCCGATTCAGGGCGCCAGGCGCTCCAAGACCGGAATCTCCTCGCGCCGCTCGTCGCTCACCGCGTCCCACTCGATTCCCTCGGGTTTCTCTGCGGGAGCGTCGGTGTCGACGACGCGCTCGGGCGTGACGACGTAGTCCATCGGCACGTCGTGGTCGCTCGTCGGAATCTCGTCGTCGACGACCTGGCGCTCGTGGACGGTCGTCACCGTCGTCGTGTCGTCACCCACGCGGTCGAACTCGCGGAGCAGCGCGAACTCCAGGTCGCTGTACCCCTCGCCCTTGCCGACGCGCTCGCCGCGCTCCGTGACCGCGACGCTCCCCGAGACGATGAGGTCGACGGGCTCGACGTCCTCGGGTCCCACTGCGGTTCCGTGCTCGCCGATGCCGCTGACCGTCGTGGCGTCGTCGACGTCCGCGACCTCCGCGGGGTCGAGGCGGAGGAAGCACTCCTCGTCGCGCAGCCGCGGCACCGCGACGTACACCGTCTTCCCCGCGCGCAGCGCCGCCCGACGCACCGGCAACTGCGGGGCGTCCGGGTTCGCCTTCACCACGTCGGCGGCCGCCCACGCGTCCGTCTCGGCGAGCCGGTCGGCGGCGTCGCTCGCGCCCGCGAAGTTCGGGATGCGGCCGTGCGGCGGGAACGGGAAGCGCGCCTCGCCGCTGTCTTCGAGGTCGTCCCAGACGCGCTCGCGGAGCTCCTGCTTGTCCATGCGTGGGCGTGCGCGCCGACGGGACGTGAATCCACGGTCCCGCGATCCGGAAACGCGTGCTGCCGCCCGTGTGCCTTTCCCCGTGCCCGCCGTCGTTGTCGACGTGACCGACTCGCAGATGACCGCGCACGTGATCGAGGAGTACGGCTCGCCGGACGTCTTCGAGGAGACGACCGTCGAAACCCCCGAGCCCGGGCCCGAGGAGGTCCGCGTCGAGGTCGCGGCGACTAGCCTCAACCCCGTCGACTACAAGATTCGACGCGGCGACATTCCCGACTTCACGCCGCCGTTCCCCGCGACCCTGCACTGCGACGTCGCGGGGGTCGTGGACGCCGTCGGCGACGACGTCGAGGCCTTCGAGCCGGGCGACGAAGTGTACGGGATGCCGGGCGGCGCGGGCCGACAGGGCGCGCTCGCGGACTACGTCGTCGGGCACGCCGACACGTTCGCGCCCGCTCCCGACGCCATTCCGCTGGAGGACGCCGCGGCGCTCCCCGTCGTCTCGACCACCGCTCTGGAGATGCTCACCGACAAAGCCGACGTGGGTGACGGCGACGAGCTGCTCGTCTACGGCGCCAGCGGCGGCGTCGGCCACATCGGCGTCCAGCTCGCCGCGAACCTCGGTGCGACGGTCACCGCGACCGGTTCGACCGCCGAGAAGCGCGACCTCGCTAGCGACCTCGGCGCCGACGCCACCGTCGACTACACGACCACTGACGTCGCCGACTACACGGCCGAGTACGCCACCGGCGCCGGCTTCGATGTGGTGTTCGACCCCGTCGGCGACGACCACATCCAGACGGCCTTCGACGCGGTGCGGCCGTTCGGGACGGTCGTCACCACCGAGTCCAGTTCCACGCAGGACCTCTCCGCGATGCACGCCAACTCCCTCGAACTCGGCGTCGTGCTCGTCATTCTCCCCGTGCTGCTCGGCGAACGACAGGAGCGAATCGGAGAGGAACTCCGCGAAATCGCTTCGCTCGTCGACGACGGCGTGGTCGAGCCCGTCGTCTCGGAGTACTTCACGTTCGACGAGGTCGCCGAGGCCCACCGCCGCGGCGAAGCCGGCGACTTCCACGGCAAGCTCGTGCTCACCCGCGAGTAGCCCGGCGGCGCGCGACGCGCGCAACGACCCGCGACCCCGGAACCCACTCCGGGGTCGCCCCGCGGCGGGTGAACTGACGCTTAATTCGGCTTAATTCGGGTTCAGACGGCCTATCGAGCCGGAAATTCGAGTTCAGCGCTACCCCGGTTGAAGTGGGTGGCGGGCCGAGAAGCGACTGCGATGAACGCACGCAAACTGCTCACGCTGGCCGTCGCGGCGACCGTCCTCGTCGGCGGCGTCGCTGCGGTCGGCGCGGCGACCCCCGGCAACGCACCGACAGACGAAGCACCCGACGAAGCGAACGGGAGCGCACCCGACGACGCCGACGACGCCGAAGCCGACGACGACGCGGACGAGTCGGACGTGAACGAGACTGACACCGACGAGAACGAGTCCGCTGGCCCGCCTAGCGACGTCGGCCCCGCTGCGAACGCGTCGGAGCACGCCGAAAACGCGTCCGACGCGGCCGGCGAGCGCGGCCCGCCGACCGACCTCCCGGAGCAGGTCCCGGAGCACGTCTCCTCGATTCACGACGAGATCCAGTCGTTCCTCGGCGGTGAGGTCGACGACCTCGGGAACGCGCTGAGCGGCCTGCTCGGTGACGACGGCGACACCGACGACAGCGACGACGCGGTCGAGAACGAGACCGCGACGAACGAGACCACGACCGACGAGAACGCGTCCGCGAGCTCGCTCGCGCCCGTCGCGTAACGCTTCCGTAGCGTCGCTCCGTTCTTTTCCGGTGACTCCGACGCGTAGCGGCCGCGCTACCGATCGCGGCTCGCGAGCCCGACGAGGTGGCCGATTTCGGGGACGACCACCTGCTCGCTGCCGAGCCGCGCGGCGTTCTCGCTGCCCGGCAGGCAGAACACGAGCACGCCGTCGGTGACGCCCGCGGTCGCCCGCGTGGCGACCACCTTCTCCCCGATCTCCTCGTAGGAGCGCCGGCGGAACAGCTCGCCGAACCCGGGGAGCTCCTTGTTGAACAGCGGCTCGGCGGCGTCGACGGTGACGTCGTCTGGCGTGACGCCCGTGCCGCCGGTGGTGACGACGACGTCGACGTCGTCGCGGCTCGCGAGGTTGTCGATGCCGGACTGCACGCGGTCGTAGCTGTCCCGCACGAGCTCCCGCGTGACGACCTCGTGGCCGTCGGCCTCGAACGCCTCGGCGATGGCGTCGCCAGCCGGGTCGTCGTCCAGCGAGCGCGACGTCGACACTGTCAGTATCGCGAGGCCGACCCGGTCGACGTCGTGATGGTGGTGGTCGTGGTCGTCCGCGTGCTCGTGCTCGTCGCCGTGTGCTTCGTCCTTGGCTGGTTCCCCGTCGGCGTCGTCTGCGGGCTCTTCGTCGGGTTCGTCGTCCCGCCGGGTCTCTCGGGATTGGAAGTCGACCATGCTTGGACTTCTCGCGCCGCGGGGAAAAGCGTGGACCCCACAGTTTTGGTCGGCGCCCGCGAGTGCTCGGGTATGCAGGCAGTTCAGTTCGCGGGCCACGGCGGCACCGAGGTCGTCGAGTACGGCGAGGTTCCGGACCCCGAGGTCGGGCGGGACGAGGCGCTCGTGGACGTGAAGGCGGGCGCGCTCAACCACCTCGACGTGTGGACGCGCCGCGGGATGCCTCAACTCGACCTGGCGATGCCCCACGTGCCGGGCAGCGACGCGGCGGGCGTGGTCGTCGAGACGGGCGAGGACGTCACGCGCTTCGAGGAGGGCGACCGGGTCGCGGTCTCCGCGGGCGTCTCCTGCGGGGACTGCGAGTTCTGCCGGGACGGCGACTACCCGCTCTGTTCGTCGTTCCACATCATCGGCGAGCACGTCCCGGGCGTCCACAGCGAGTACGCCGCGGTCCCCGAGGACAACCTCGTCCCCGTCCCCGAGGGCGTCGGTTGGGAGACGGCCGCGGCCGCGCCGCTGGTCTTCCAGACGGCGTGGCGGATGCTGCACACGCGCGCCGACATCGAAGCCGGCGAGAAAGTGCTCGTGCTCGGCGCCAGCGGCGGCGTCGGCCACGCGGCCGTCCAGATCGCCGCTCACGCGGGCGCGGAGGTGTACGCGACCGCGAGCAGCGCGGAGAAGCTCCGGTACGCCGAGGAGATCGGCGCCGACCACGCCATCGACTACGAGACCGAGAACTTCGCCGACGAGGTTCGCGCGCACACCGGCAAGCGCGGCGTGGACGTCGTCGTCGACCACGTGGGAGAGGCGACGTGGGGGGACTCGCTGCGATCGCTCGCGAAGGGCGGCCGGCTCGTCACCTGCGGCGCGACCACGGGCGGGCGTCCGGAGACGCACGTCCAGCGGCTGTTCTGGAACCAGCTCTCCGTGCTCGGTTCCACGATGGCGACGCCGGGGGAGGTCGACGACGTGCTCTCGCTGGTCTGGGACGGCACGTTCGACGTCCGGATTCGGGAGACGCTCCCGATGAGCGAGACTGGACGCGCCCACGAACTACTGGAGAACCGGGAGGGCTTTGGGAAGGTAGTGGTAACTCCCGACAGCGAACGCCAATGGTGACCCACGACCCCCGCGAGGACTACGACGACGCCGAGGCCGGGATGAGTGAGCGCGCGCAGTGGCTGGTCGTCGCGGCGCTGGTCGTCTCCGGGCTGCTCGCGCCGCTGTACCTCTACGTCGTCGGACCGGGAACGTTCGGACTCAGCTACCGGGACACGTACCTCGCGGTGCCGATGATTCCCGCGATTCTGCTCGGCGCCATCGGCGTCTGGACGGCGGTCCGCGGCCGCTAGTCGGCGTCCGCGGCGGTCCGCTGGTGCGGCGTCACGTCCCACTGCTCTCGCGTGTACGCCATCTCCCAGAAGTCGTGTTCTAGCTGCGCGCTCCGGTGGAACGCCGCGCGCATGTCCTCGCGGGCGCCCGGGCGCTCGTCGGCGAGGTCGTCGACGAGTTCGCGCATCCACGAGACGGTCTCTCGGAAGGTGTCGCTGGTGTACTTCTCGACGAACGGCGTGTAGCGGTGCTCGCCGTCCGCGAGCTCGGCCATGTGGTCGGCGACGTCGAGGTAGCCCTGCCCACAGGGGTAGACCGCCGCGGCGACGGTCGCGAGGCCGCCCTCGCGGGCGGCCCGCACGAGGTGGTCGGTGTACGCCTGGCAGGTCGGCGCCTTCTCGGCGCCTTCGAGGTCCGCCGGGGTGAGCCCGTACTCCTCGGCGAACGACCGGTGGAGGTCCATCTCGTCGGCGAGGATGCGGTGGGCGGTCTCCGCGAGCCGCGCGGTCCGTTCTTCGCCGTCGGCGCTCGCGGCCGCCAGCGAGAACACGTCCGCGTAGTCCAGCAGGTAGCGGTAGTCCTGCTCGACCCAGTGCCGGAACGCCGCGGCGTCGAGCGTGCCGGCCGCGAGCTCGGTGACGAACGGGTGGTCGTACTGGGCTTCCCAGACCGATTCCGCCTCCGCGAGCAGCGTGTCGCTGAACGGCATACCCGAAGTGGAACGCCCACCGAGAAATAACTTAGTGGTACAACCTACTTATTACCGAGGCGGACGGCCTCGGGCTCGAAGCGCTCGCCGGTCCACGTCCACGCGTCCAGAATCGGCGGGCGCGCGGCCAGCGACGCGAGCACGTAGACGTACCCCGGCCACGACGCCCGCTCGCGGTCGGTGTCGCTCATGTGTGCGGGGCCCGCGGGGTGCGAGTGGTAGAAACCGACGACTTCGCGCCCCGTCGCCGCCGCTTCGTCGAAGACCGCCAGCGTCGCCTCCGGGTCGAGTTCGTAGGTCACGCGCGACGCTTCCGCGACGTTCGGCACGCGGCGCGCGGTCGTCGCGATCACCTCGTCTCCGTCCCGGCGACCGAGCAGCGCGCCGCAGGCCTCCCGGGGCGCGTCCGCTCGCGCGTGGTCGAGCACCGCGTCGTAGGCCGCCCGTCGGAGTTCGAGCACGGCCGTGTTTGGGAGCGCTCCCGGAAAAATCCGCCCGACGGCTCGCGCTACTCGCGGGCGCCGTCCGGCACGGGGTCGGCGTCGCCCTCGAAGTCTCGGCGCATCGCGATCTCGAACCACGGGCAGAGCCGGAGCTGGCGGTAGTACCGCGGATTCTCGTAGAGGTCCTCGTAGTCCGCCCAGAGGATGCCGCCGACTTCGTCGGGGTCCGGGTCGAGGCTCGTGTCCGAGAGCGTCGCGACGAGCACCGCGCAGACCTCCCACTCGACGCCCTCGTCGAGGTAGTGGCGCTTGTACTCGAAGCGGTCCGTGACCTCCAGGTCGTCGTACTGGTCGGGCGTGATGCCGAGCTCCTCTTCGAGGCGCTCGCGGGTGGCCTCCTTCTGGCTCTGGCCCTCGACGGGGTGGCTGGCGACGGTGCCGTCCCAGTGGGTGTCCCAGAGGCGCTTGCGGGCGGCGCGCTGGGCGAGCAGCACGCGGCCGTCCTCGTCGAACAGCAGGCACGTGAACGCGCGGTGGCGGATGCCGTCGCCCGTGTGGGCGTCGAGGCGGTTCACCGGACCTTCCTCCTCGTCGTACGCGTCGACGGCGACGACGTCCTGTTCGGCGTTCTCCGCAGCCTCGTCCGTGCGCGTGGACTCGACGGGCACGTCGGGCCCTGAATCGCTCATGGCGCCAACGACGGGGACGTGGGTAAATAGCGCTTCGACTCGGCGCGGTCAGCCCATCTTCTCGTCGAGGATGAGCCGGGTCTTCGTGGAGACGACCTCCTCCTGCTCGCGGGCCTTCGAGACGAGCTGGTTGACGCCGCCGGTGTCGGTGGCGTCGACGACGAGCACGATGTCGTCCTCGCCGGACACCTGCCAGACGAAGTCCACGGGCTCCCAGTCGACCATGCGGTCGCCGACCTCGTGGGTGTCGACGTCCATCGCCACGCCGATCTCGATCATCGCCTTCACGTTGCCCGTGGAGGTGGTGACGGTGAACCGTTCGATGACGCCGTCCTCGACGAGGCTGTCGACGCGGTTGCGGACGGTGCCCTCGCTGACGCCGATGTCGTCGGCGATCTCCGTGTACGGGGTGCGGGCGTCCCGTCGGAGCGCGTCGAGGATGCGCCGGTCGATGTCGTCCATACCCCGGATTCACCCCCTCGCACAAAAAGGATTTCGAAAATCGTAACCTCGCTACGAAAGCAAGGTTTATACTCCGGTAGTGCGTTTGAATCTCGTAATGTCGGACGCCTACCTCGCGTTAGAGACCGGCGACGTGGTCGAAGCCAACGCCCGTGCCTCCGGGCAGGCGCGAGGCGAACTCGTGTTCACCACCGCGTACACCGGATACGAGGAGAGCCTCACGGACCCGTCCTACGAGGCGCAAGTGCTCACCTTCGCGTACCCCCTCATCGGGAACTACGGCGTCCGAGAAGAACGCTTCGAGTCGGACCGCGTCCACCCCAGCGCCGTCGTCGCCCGCGAGCTCACCGACGACGTCGCCGAGTGGCTCCAGGACGAGGGCGTCCCCGCCGTCGACGGCCTCGACACCCGCGACCTCGTCCTCGACATCCGCGAGGGCGGCGCGATGAAGGTCGGCATCGCTGCCGGCCCCGACGCCACCCCCGAGGACGCCCGCGCGCAACTGGAGGACTGCCCGCACATGAGCGACCTCACGGACATCGGCAGCCGCGTCAGCGTCGACGAGCCCGAGGTCCACGGCGAGGGCGACGTCGACGTCGCGCTCGTCGACTGCGGCGCGAAGGGCTCCATCGTCTCCTCGCTGGTCGACCGCGGCGCTACCGTCCACGTCCTCCCCTACGACACCACGCCCGCGGAGCTCGCGGCCGTCGACCCGGACGTGCTGTTCATCTCGAACGGCCCCGGCGACCCCGCGAACTTCGAGGCCGCCGAACAGCTCGTCTCCGAGTTCGTCGGCGACCTCCCGGTCGCGGGCATCTGCCTCGGCCAGCAGGTCGTCGCCCGCGCGCTCGGCGGCACCACCGAGAAGATGGACTTCGGCCACCGCGGCGTCAACCAGCCCGTCCTCGACTACGACTCCGGGCGCGTCGTGATGACCACACAGAACCACGGCTACACGGTCGCCGAGCCCGGCGACCTCGAGGTCACGCAGATCAACGTCAACGACGACACCCCGGAGGGCCTCGACTCCGAGGAACTGGACGTCGTCACGCGCCAGTACCACCCCGAGGCCAACCCCGGCCCGCACGACAGCCTCGACTTCTTCGACGACGTGCTCGCGCTGGCCTCAAGCCGCACGCCGGTCACGGCCGACTAGGGAAGTTCAGTTCTTCGTCCGCGAGCCCGCGGAACTGCGTCATCGCCTGGTCGCCGAGCACGCCCTCGGCGGTCGCCAGCACCGTTCGCGCGTTCCGCCCGCGGGTCGCGCCCACGAGCGTGTCTAGCAGCCGGAACAGCCGCTCGCTGGAGACGTACATCGACAGCACGCCGAGGCTGTCGACGGCCACCCAGCCCTCGCCCGGCTCGACGTGCTGGAACGCCTTCGAGAACTGGATGCTCACGCCCGTCAGGTCGCTCGGGCTGACGCGGTCGGTCACCCACAGCGGGCCGTCGTAGTTTACCTCCGTCCCCGTCACGGGGACGACGCCGACCCGCCGCGGGTCGCCGCCGCGGGCTTCGACTGCGCGTTCGAGCTTCCTCAGGTTGCCGTCGGTCGTCACCAGCAGGAGGTTCTCGAACGCTTCCGCGGGCAGCACGTCGACGACGCGGTCGCCGCTGGGCTGCACGCAGAGCGCGACCTCGCCGGCCGCTAGCTCGACCGCCTGCGTGTCGACCTCAGCGGTCACGCTCGAACCCTCCGACGAACTCGTCGGTCTCTATTTCCGCGCCGTCGCCGCGCCCGAACGTCACGAACTCGCGGGCGAACCGCCACGTCGCCGCTACGCTCACGAGCGCGCTGGTCGCGTACACGACGTACGCCACCACCTCCACCGCGGCGCCCGCCACGTCGAGGTCGACGAGCAACTCGAGCACCGATCCCGCCATCAGGCAGGCCAGCGCGGCGACCAGCAGGAGCACGCCGTCGCGGTAGAGGACGTTCCGCGAGTACGCGACCACGGGGTACGTGAACCCCGCGCAGAGCACGACCAGCACCGCGACCTCCAGCACCCACGCGGTCATCGCGGTCACCGGCCGACCACCCGCCGTTCGGTCACGAGCGCCACGAAGCGCCAGCAGGCGACGGCGATGGCGACGATCGCGATCGCCCACAGCGCGAGCGCGACCTGGCCGCCGTCCGCGGGCGTCGCGGGATGCAAGGTCGCGCCCGTCGAGACGGTCATCGCGCCGAAGACGACCGGCAGCGGCGCGATTGCGCGCCCCCACTCGGTCCCCGCGAACCCCACGGCTGCGATGGTCGCGAACGTGCACGCCACCGCGCTCGCGGCGAACGTGAGGATGTTGAGCGCTATCGTGGCGTGCGACGCCCACGTCGGCAGTGCCATGCTCGTCCGCCAGATAACGTCGGGGTCACTAAGCAGTTGGGACGCGTCTGACGCCTCTCAGCGTACTGAAAGAACGGTGTTGAGAGAGCTAGCGCGAGCGCGGAGCCGCGGCCTCAGCCCCAGCGCTCGTCGCGAATCGGGCGCTCGCCGACCGGCATCACGTCGAGGTCGTCGCCCTCGTGGGCGAGGCCTTCGAGGGTCGCCTCCGCGCTCTCGACCGTCGAGAGGTACGGGACTTCTTCTTCGACGGCCGTCCGCAGCGACTCCTCGTCGCGGGAGACGACGAAGTCGACGTCACCTTTGCGAATCGCCGCCGGGACGTCGTCGAACGTCTCCACGTCGAAGTACTCCTCGAAGCCGTCGACGGGTAGGTCGACGACGGCAGTGCCACCGATTTCGGGGTCGTTGCCGGCGGCGCGCTGGGCCTTCCAGTACGCCAGCCCCGGGTCGGCGGCCGTGCCCATCACTTCGCCCGTGGACTTCATCTCCGGGCCGAGGCGGGGGTCCGAGCCCGGCAGGCGGTCGAACGGCAGCACGACCTCCTTGACGCTGTACTGCTCGGGGACGCCCTCGCTGACGTCGAGGTCGGCCAGCGAGTCGCCGGCCATCACCTTCGCCGCGAGCTTCGCGATGGGGACGCCGGTCGCCTTCGAGACGAACGGAACAGTCCGGGACGAGCGCGGGTTCGCCTCGAGGACGTACACCTCGCCGTCCTGCACGGCGAGCTGGACGTTCAGCAGGCCGACGGTGTCCAGCGCGGTGGCGATGTCCTCGGTGACCTCGCGCACGCGGCCGAGCGTGTCGTCGTCCAGCGAGCGCGGCGGAATCACGCACGCCGAGTCCCCGGAGTGGACGCCCGCGCTCTCGACGTGCTCCATCACGCCGCCGATGAGGACGTCCTCGCCGTCGGAGACGGCGTCGACGTCGAGCTCGACGGCGTCCGCGAGGAACTCGTCGACGAGGATGGGCTTGTCCGGGCTCACGCGGACGGCCTCCTCCATGTAGTGTTTGAGTTCGTCGTCGTCGTGGACGACGTCCATCGCGCGCCCGCCGAGCACGTAGCTCGGGCGGACCAGCACCGGGTAGCCGATGTCGTGCGCGAGGTCGAGGGCTTCCTCCTCGCTAGTCGCGGAGCCGCCGTCCGGCTGGCTGATGCCGAGTTCGTCCATCAGGACGTTGAAGCGGTCGCGGTCCTCCGCGAGGTCCATCGCGTTCACGCTCGTCCCCAGGATTTCCGCGTCGAGCCCGCGGCGCTCGATCTCGGCCTCCAGGGGGTCCGCGACGTTCACGGACGTCTGGCCGCCGAACTGCACCATCACGCCGTCCGCGTCCGTGGCCTCGACGACGTCCGCGACCTCCTCGGCCGTGATGGGGTCGAAGAACAGGCCGTCGCTGGTGTCGTAGTCGGTGGAGACGGTCTCGGGGTTGTTGTTCACGACGTGGGCCTCGATGCCCTGCTCGCGGAGCGCGCGCACCGCGTGCACCGAGCAGTAGTCGAACTCCACGCCCTGCCCGATGCGGATGGGGCCGCCGCCGACGACGACCACGGAGTC
Proteins encoded in this window:
- the carA gene encoding glutamine-hydrolyzing carbamoyl-phosphate synthase small subunit, encoding MSDAYLALETGDVVEANARASGQARGELVFTTAYTGYEESLTDPSYEAQVLTFAYPLIGNYGVREERFESDRVHPSAVVARELTDDVAEWLQDEGVPAVDGLDTRDLVLDIREGGAMKVGIAAGPDATPEDARAQLEDCPHMSDLTDIGSRVSVDEPEVHGEGDVDVALVDCGAKGSIVSSLVDRGATVHVLPYDTTPAELAAVDPDVLFISNGPGDPANFEAAEQLVSEFVGDLPVAGICLGQQVVARALGGTTEKMDFGHRGVNQPVLDYDSGRVVMTTQNHGYTVAEPGDLEVTQINVNDDTPEGLDSEELDVVTRQYHPEANPGPHDSLDFFDDVLALASSRTPVTAD
- a CDS encoding Lrp/AsnC family transcriptional regulator, coding for MDDIDRRILDALRRDARTPYTEIADDIGVSEGTVRNRVDSLVEDGVIERFTVTTSTGNVKAMIEIGVAMDVDTHEVGDRMVDWEPVDFVWQVSGEDDIVLVVDATDTGGVNQLVSKAREQEEVVSTKTRLILDEKMG